Proteins found in one Hoplias malabaricus isolate fHopMal1 chromosome 17, fHopMal1.hap1, whole genome shotgun sequence genomic segment:
- the si:ch211-132p1.2 gene encoding proteinase-activated receptor 4 isoform X1, with translation MAVVPHLLLLLFLLFSHCPVSSANPEVECITRPPRARAFFIPSECNTTLPEDQKKDFQGSKVVLLVPLLYLGAFILGLPANLLALSVLIFRTKKFPSTILLVNLTCCDLLLLLVLPFRIVYHFQGNHWAFGENFCRMVIALFYGNIYGSVLCLTLIAVDRYVALVHPFGAKTFRSRKISVYMSLGVWIMVAIAAVPLLTSKQTYELQNLPVTTCHDVLPVSQQRSYFLPYFATLFVLCFLLPLVVILICYSAVIRTLVAAGNRYAHAMRVTLLVILVFVGCFLPSNVLLLLHYSEFYVMKDKSEPSMYLYVPYMISLAVSTYNSCIDPFIFYYVSEDFRQKARKVLCLAPEHFESSSSGNHVSYSSGTSRSKVTLLSSRTITGLIDSEAGKS, from the exons gtgCCCGTGCCTTCTTTATACCATCAGAATGTAACACCACTCTCCCCGAGGATCAGAAGAAAGATTTCCAGGGTAGCAAGGTAGTCTTGCTGGTCCCTCTCCTCTACCTCGGTGCTTTCATTTTGGGTCTTCCTGCTAACCTGCTGGCATTATCAGTGCTGATTTTTCGCACCAAGAAATTTCCGTCCACTATTCTTCTGGTCAATCTCACCTGCTGTGACCTTCTGCTACTGCTTGTGCTTCCTTTCCGCATTGTCTACCACTTCCAG GGAAACCACTGGGCCTTTGGAGAGAATTTCTGCCGCATGGTGATCGCTCTCTTCTATGGGAATATTTATGGCTCTGTTCTTTGCCTCACACTAATTGCAGTGGACCGCTATGTGGCTCTGGTTCACCCATTTGGAGCCAAGACCTTCCGAAGTCGCAAGATCTCAGTGTATATGAGTTTAGGGGTCTGGATCATGGTGGCAATCGCAGCTGTACCTTTGCTAACCTCAAAGCAGACTTATGAACTGCAGAACCTGCCTGTCACAACTTGCCATGATGTACTGCCTGTAAGCCAACAGAGAAGCTATTTTCTGCCATATTTTGCCACACTCTTTGTCCTCTGCTTTCTGCTGCCTCTAGTTGTGATCCTTATCTGCTATAGTGCGGTTATTCGGACACTTGTTGCTGCAGGGAACCGGTATGCACATGCAATGAGAGTCACTCTTCTGGTAATATTGGTTTTCGTAGGTTGCTTTTTGCCCAGTAATGTCCTCCTGCTGCTGCACTACTCTGAATTCTACGTAATGAAGGATAAAAGTGAGCCCAGCATGTATCTCTATGTGCCCTATATGATAAGCCTGGCCGTCAGCACATACAACAGCTGCATTGACCCTTTCATCTTCTATTACGTGTCTGAGGACTTTCGACAGAAGGCTAGAAAGGTTCTTTGCCTTGCTCCTGAACATTTTGAATCATCTTCTTCTGGGAACCATGTGTCCTACTCCTCAGGGACTTCAAGATCCAAGGTCACCCTACTGTCCAGCAGGACTATTACAGGACTTATAGACAGTGAGGCAGGAAAGTCATAA
- the lect2.1 gene encoding leukocyte cell derived chemotaxin 2, tandem duplicate 1, producing the protein MKLIIVLLCVVLCSLLVAGQVKFGALCSDNPGNTKRGCDGKYGCGNYGARRDGGKRKHLGLDIVCRDGATVFAPFDVKINGKAAPYKHNNAINDGIRLSGQGLCFLMFYVKPDKYSGTVKKGQRLGTMLPMQKVYPGITSHVHVQMCDKSDPTKYF; encoded by the exons ATGAAGCTTATCATCGTGTTGCTTTGTGTTG TGCTGTGCAGTTTGCTGGTGGCAGGACAAg tgaaatttGGTGCCCTCTGTAGTGATAATCCTGGAAATACTAAAAGAGGCTGTGATGGTAAATATGGCTGTGGGAATTATGGAGCTAGACG TGATGGAGGCAAACGTAAACACTTGGGTTTGGACATCGTGTGTCGTGATGGGGCAACCGTTTTTGCTCCTTTTGATGTGAAGATCAATGGAAAAGCTGCACCATACAAACACAACAATGCTATTAATGATGGTATCCGTCTCAGTGGACAAG GCTTGTGCTTCTTGATGTTCTATGTGAAGCCAGATAAATACTCTGGAACTGTGAAGAAGGGTCAGAGGCTGGGCACCATGCTGCCTATGCAGAAAGTCTATCCTGGAATAACCTCACATGTCCACGTCCAGATGTGTGACAAGTCGGACCCGACCAAGTACTTTTAA